The segment CGCCGCGCTGGACGTGGACGAAACGGGCTGGATGTGGTCGGGGTCCGCGGCGGTGGATCATCATAACACCGGCGGGTTCAGGGACGGAGACGCGCCGCCGCTGATCGCCTTCTACACGGCGGGCGGCGAACGAGTGTTCCCTGATCGCCGGTGTATACAATGTATAGCCCACAGCAATGATCGGGGCCGGACGTGGACGAAGTACGCGGGCAATCCGGTCATCGGCCATATCCGCGCGGAGAACCGGGATCCGAAAGTGGTCTGGCACGAACCGACTTCGCGGTGGATCATGACGCTGTTCATAGATGACAACGACTATGCCCTGTTCGCGTCCCCGGACCTGAAGTCGTGGACGCACCTGCAGGACCTGACCCTGCCCGGCGTGTCCGAATGTCCCGATTTCTTCGAACTGCCGGTGGATGGGGACCCTTCGAATACGCGGTGGGTTTTCTGGGGCGCGAGCGGCGGCTACCTGCTGGGAAGGTTCGACGGACGCGAGTTCACGCCCGAGACGGATGTCCTGCAGGCGGAGCAGGGCGCCAACGGTTACGCCGCCCAGACGTGGAGCGACATCCCCGAGGAGGACGGCAGGCGGATCCAGATCTCGTGGATGCGGGGCGGCCGGTACCCGGCCATGCCCTTCAACCAGCAGATGTCCTTCCCCGTGGAACTGACGCTCAGGACGTTGCCGGACGGGATCCGGCTGTGCAGGGAGCCGGTGCGGGAAATCGAGCTGCTGCATACCGGGACGCACACCTGGCCTGTCGGCGACCTGGCGGTATTGGCGGCCGAACAGTTCCATCAGCGGTTCGAATCGGGAGCGATCAGCAGCTACGCAGTCACGGACCTGCGCGAGGCCGAAAGCCGGCTAGTCCTGGCAGACGAGGGCGACCTGTTCGACGTGCGGATGGAGGTTGAGGTGGAAGCCCAGGCCGGAGGGTTTTCCGTCGAAGTCCAGGGCCATTCCTTGGAATACGATGCGGAAGCGGGGACGTTGTCCTGTATGGGACGAACCGCGCCGCTGCGTACCATCGACGGTCGCGTCAGCCTCCAGTTGCTGATCGACCGGACCTCGCTGGAGATCTTCGGCAACCGGGGCGAAGTGTCCATGTCCTTCTGCTTCCTGCCGGCCGCGACCAATCACCGGCTGGCCTTAAAGGCGAACCGTGGAAGCGTGCACGATGAAAGTGTGCACGGCGGCGTCCGCATCGTATCACTCGTAGTTCACGAACTTCGGTCCGCGTGGGAAACGGGTTGATCCCATCATGAACAGCCCGCTCACCAAAGCCATCGAGAAGTTCCCCCGGGTCCGGCTGGGCTACGCCCCGACGCCGCTGGACGCCGCTCCGCGTCTGGGTGCGGCCCTCGGCATCGAGCTGTGGATCAAACGGGACGACTGCACAGGGCTGGCCATGGGCGGCAACAAGGTCCGACAGCTCGAATTCCCCCTGGGCGAGGCGCAGTACCGGGATGCCGACACCCTGTTGATCACGAGCGCGGTGCAGTCGAACTACGTCCGCGTGGCCGCTGCAGCCGGACGCCAGCTCGGCATGGAGACCCACATTCAGATGGAAGAGCGCGTACCGGACGTGGACGCCCTCTATAGGTCATCCGGCAACGTGCTGCTCGACCGGCTCTTCGGCGCGACGCTGCATACCTTCCCGGTCGGCGACAACGAGCCCGCGGCGGACGCGTCGCTGGACCTGCTTGCCCAAATGCTTGCGGAAGAAGGCCGCAGGCCCTACGTGATCCATCTCGCCCCCGCCTATCCGCCGCTCGGTGCGCTCGGTTACGTGCTCGCGGCCGAGGAGACCCTGGCGCAGGCCCGCGACCTCGACCTCGATTTCGACGCCGTGATCTGTCCCACGGGCAGCGCACTTACACACGCGGGGCTTCTGGTAGGCTTCCGGGCCCTGGGCAAGAAGGTGCCTGTATTCGGGATTTGCGTGCGGCGCGACACCGGCAGCCAGGTGGCACGTGTAAGCAAAGTAGCGGAGCAACTGGCTTCGATGATCGACCGTCCAGAGGTGTTCGACGCGGACGACATTATGGCGTTCGACGGCGTCCTGGCGCCCGGTTACGGCCGGATTAACGACGCGGTGAGCGAGGCGATCGCCCTGGCGGCCCGCCAGGAGGGGCTGCTCCTCGACCCGGTCTACACGGGCAAGACGATGGCGGGATTGATCGACCACGTGCGATCCGGCGTGATCCCGGCCGGCAGCCGCGTGCTGTTCGTCCATACGGGTGGACTGCCGGCCCTGTTTGCCTACGGAGACAAGCTGGGGAGCTGGCTGTCGGATGTGCCGTGGGGGGAAGGGTAAGATTTCCGACTCAAGTTTCCGGTCATATTACAACTGTATTCAGTCGTATATACAGTAGTTGGGAAGGTTAAACTTCAACTTGTCAGATATTGATGAAATTGTTATCCTACCAGCAGATTGGTATTGGATTTTAAAGCTGACCCGATGTGTTGGAAAAGCGAAGCATCCCTGTGAGGCCTTGGTCGCTGTCCGGCAGGATTATCGTTGTTTATAGAGAAAACTCGCAGCCCATTACAGTGAAACATGAGAATCAGGCACAAGGGTCTGCGAGCACTTCATGAGTGGGACAACGCCACGCGTGGGCTGCCTACTGAACTGGTGCCACGGCTCCGACGCATCCTGTTTCGGCTGCAAGAGGCGACGCATCCGCGTGACGCCGACGCACCGGGCTTCCGGCTGCATCCCCTGAAGGGTGACCGTGCGGGCCAGTGGAGCGTCCGAGTTTCAGGTAACTGGCGGGTAGTGTTTCGGTTTGAGGACGGTGAAGTCGTGGATGTAGACCTGGTCGACTATCATTGACAAGGGAGAGTGACGATCATGCGCGATGTTGATAGCGATCGCGTTGGCCCGATGCTGAATCCGCCGCACTTGGGCGAACTGATCCGCGAGAGCATGGACGATGTGGGTTGGAACGTAACAGAGACGGCCACTCGGCTCGGTTGTGAGAGAGGGACGCTGTCGCGTCTTCTGAACGGTAAAGCGAGGATATCCGCCAAATTGGCACTGGCGCTGGAAGACATAGGCTGGAGTACTGCCGATCATTGGATGCGGTTACAGGCGAGCTACGAGCTTGCGCAGGCGCGCCGTGATCGCGCCTCTGCCCAACGGCGCGCGGGTGCAATACACGTATGATTTGTTGCTGTGTTTGTGTTATGGGTCGGACCAAAGATTGATGCCTGCACGATTACGTTTTCCACTTATTGCTATGTGGATTGAAATCCCGCCGGTCTGAAAACAGCACTTACCCCCCCGATCTCTTCGTTTCGTAACGATTTCTCGACAACCTCGCTGGTCATGTCAGACAGACTAGCGACGTATTGCCGACTCACCCAAACGCCGCGGCAAACTTCCGCGAGCGCGTGTTGAGCAGGCTGTAGAACCCGCGCACTTCAGGATCGGGGTGGTCGCGCCAGAGGCCCGTGGGGATGGTGGTGAACTGGCTGAGGATGGGTCCGTCGCGATGGCCGTAGTAAACCTGGACGGACTTGCGTTCGTGGGTAGTTTTCCTCACGGTGGCAGCGTGGACCGCGGACAGGTTGAAGAGGATGACCGTGCCGGCCGGTCCGTGCAGGTGGACCCCGCCGCGCACTTTGACCTGTTCCTCGATGTCCAGTATGGGGCCGTCGCAGGGTTCAGGCGAGATCGAAAAGCAGTGCGTTTCCTCGCTTACGTCGGACAGGTATAGCATCATGTGGAGGTAGCCGCACCGGTAGGGCCGGTCGGTCATGTGCCGCCGGTCACGGTGCCAGACCTCCACCGGGTCGCCCTCGTGCGGCGCCATGTGGCGCAGGCAGGCCTCCGCGAGGCAACTGGGACCTTCGAAGATGGTCTCGATCGGGTCGATGAGCGCGGGATGGCGAATGAGCCCGTCGAATTCCGGGGAGGAGATGAGCGGCTCGCAGTTCACGCTCTGGTGGCCATCGAAGGCGATGGGCCGCCAGAAATACCCCGTCTCCGAACGGTCGCGGTCGTACAGTTCGATGTAGCGGCTCAGCTCTTCCTCGGTAAAGAGCTGGCCGAGACTTACGTAGCCGTTTTGCTTGAAGAATTCGAGATCGACCATGGTTGGAGCGTCCTCCTCCTCCTGCCCAGCCCGCAGCCTATACCCCGTTCATGACCTCCCGGAACAGCTCCGAGAAGACGGCCCGGTCCCCGGGCGTGCCCACCGTGACCCGGACCAGGCGGTCCAGTCCCGGCGCGGCGGGTTTTCTCAGGAACACGCCGCGCTCGATGAGGGTATTCATCACGGCGCCGGCCCGCTCGCCCGTACCAAAATCGAAGGCGACAAAGTTGGTCTGGGAAGGCAGCGAGGAAATCCCCGCGTCCCCGGCCAGTTCACGGTAGTCTTCCCTTCCCGCTTCCACGGCCTTAACCACGCTCGCCACGAATTCCGGGTCGCGCAGGGACGCCAGCGCGCCGGCCTGCGCCACCAGGCTCACACCGAAATGCAGACGGACCTTGTCGAAGGTCCGGATGACGTCCCGGTGGGCGATGGCGTAACCGACCCGAGCGCCAGCCATTCCGTGGGCCTTGGAGAAGGTGCGCACCCGGATCAGCCGGGGGTCTTCCACGTCGATGGGGAGTATGGTGTCCGGTGGCACGAAGTCGAGGTAGGCCTCGTCGAGAATGAAGAGGCAATCGGGCGGCACGCGGTCCAGGAGATCGGAGACGGCGTTGCTGCCGTAGTACGAACCCGTAGGGTTGTCCGGATTGGACAGGTAGAGGATGGAGGCTTTCTGTTTCTCGGCCAGGTCCGTCAGCGCAGCCAGATCGTTGCGGTCGTTGCGGTAGGGCACCGTTTCCAGCCTGCCGCCGAAGCCGTCGACGTGATAGACGAAGGTGGGGTAGCATCCGAGAGACGCGGCGACCGCGTCGCCCGGGTCCATGTACATGCGGACGATCAGCCCCAGCAGGTCGTCGATCCCGGCGCCGAGGGTCACGTTCTCGATGTCCACACCATGCATCGCGGCCAGTTCGGCCCGCAGTTCATAGCCTTCCGGGTCGCAGTACCAGGCGACGCCCTGCGCGGCTTCGCTCATGGCCGCTGCGGCCCGGGGCGACACGCCGAAAGCGCTTTCGTTGGCGCCGATGCGCACCCGGAAGGCTTTTCCCTGCTGTCGTTCGATGGTCTCGGGACCTACGAAGGGGGTCACGGAAGGCAGGTTCGCTACGATTTCGGAGTAAGGGGGTCTGGACATCGGATCCGGCGCGGTCGGGCTGGCCAGTCTGGCCATGCCGGCCAGGCTATGCCGCGGTTTCCATGTCGGCGCTGTACGTGCCGGTCCGGGCGGCGCTGTTGCACATGGCACGGTGGTAAAAGGCTTCTTGCCCTGCTTTGAAACGGGCGGGATCTCCACCCCATGCCCGCAGCGGGGCCGCCTGCAGTGCGCGGCCGTAGGAGAAACTGAGTTCCCACGGAAGCTCGCCGAACATGCGGTTCATGGCGTTCAGATGCGCCGTGGCGGTCTCGGAGGACTGACCGCCCGACAGGAAGGCGACGCCGGGTACATCCCGCGGGATGTTACGCAGGAAATTGTTCACCGTGCGGCGCGCGACTTCCTCCACGGAAGCCTGCTCAGGACATTCCGAACCCGAGATGACCATGCTGGGTTTCAGGACGATCCCATCCAGCTTGACCTCGTGCACGGCCAGGGCCTCGAACACTTGCCGCAGCGTAACGCCGGTAACCTCGTCGCACCGGTAGATGTTATGGTCGCCGTCCATCAACACCTCGGGTTCGACGATCGGTACGATGCCGCATTCCTGGCAAAGGGCGGCGTAACGCGCGAGGGCATGGGCGTTGGCGTCGATGCATACGTCAGTGGGAATGCCTTTCCCCACGGTAATGACCGCCCGCCACTTGGCGAAAGCGGCGCCCAGCTTCCCGTACCTGGTAAGGCGCGCGCGCAGGCCGTCGAGCCCCTCGGTGACTTTCTCACCGGGGAAACCGGCCAGGTCATGGATGCCGGTATCCACCTTGATTCCCGGAATCACGCCTTTGTCGGACAACAGTCTGGGAAAGGGCGTTTCGGCTTCGTCCAGGGCTTTCTGGCGCAGGGTCTCGTCGTAGAGGATGACGCCGCTTATGAATTGCTCCATGCCTTCGGTGGTGAACAGCATGTGCCGGTAGGCGCGGCGGTTCTCCTTTGTCGAGGGCAGTCCGATGGCGTTGAACCGGCTCCTGATGGTGCCGCTGCTTTCGTCCGCGGCCAGGATCCCCTTGTCCGGGGCGACCATGGCACGGGCGATCTCATTCAGTTTGGAAGGCATCTTCTGTTGTAACTCCTCGACCGGTTTACTTCATTCCTACTCCGAGTGTCCACTGTAGCGTGGATCGGTAAAAAACGCGCCTGAAGCCCGTCTGTCAATCCTTTCTTGGCCGCTCGCTTTTGGCTTGAATCGCGATCCACCCGACCATATAATACCGCCTGCGGACATTAACCGCTCCCCGCTCCGCGTCCGATGATCACAGCCGGACCGCCCGGCGCCAGGACGCGGTGAATTCATTGATCAGAATGTCAGGCCTCGTCCATGCCCCGCGTCAGTGATCAGCCGTTCCCCGACCCGACTCCGTCGCCCCGCGTGCTGGCCATCGACATCGGCACGTCGTCCGTACGGGCGATCCTCTTCGACCGGACGGCCCGGATCGCATCCCCCGCCTTTCAAAAAACCTACGACATGGATACCACGCCGGACGGCGGTGTTCACATCGACGCGGACCGCCTGGCGGCGGAGGTGGCTTCGGTGCTCGACGACTTCTGTGCCTGGGGCGGACAGGCAACGGGCGGCCATCCCATGGGCGGCCATCCCGCGATCGACGGCGTGGCCATGACCACGTTCTGGCACAACGTCGTGGGCGTGGAGGGAGACCGCGCCGTGACCCCGCTGATCAGCTGGGCCGACACGCGGCCGGGGACGGCCATCCCCGAGCTGGCTGAGCGTCTCGACGCCGCAGCCACACACGGGCGCACCGGGTGCGTGCTCCACGCGTCCTATTTGCCCGCCAAAATATGCTGGTTCGCCCGGACCGATCCCGATACGTTCGCCCGGGTGGAACGCTGGATGTCCATCGGCGAATACCTCTTCCTCAGGTGGTTCGGCGCGCCGGCCTGCAGCGTTTCCATGGCATCCGGCACCGGGTTGTTCAACGCCCACCGATGCGACTGGGACGACGAGACGCTGGCCGTGCTGCCGGTGGAACGGGACCAGCTGACGCTAATAAGTGACGTGGACGAACCGGTACGGGGCCTGAAGGACGAATTTGCTTCCCGCTGGCCCGTCCTGGCAGGAGCGTCCTGGTATCCCGCCATCGGCGATGGAGCCTGCAACAACATCGGCAGCGGTTGCGTGGACGAGGACCGCATCGCCCTGATGGTGGGCACTTCCGGCGCCATGCGGGTCATGCGGCGTGTCCAGGAGTTCTCGATCCCGGAGGGCCTGTGGTGTTACCGGTCGGACCGCCGCAGGATCCTCATGGGCGGCGCCCTGAGCAACGGCGGTAACGTCTACGGATGGATGCTCGACACGCTGCGCCTCGCCGGCGAACAGCAAGTCGAACGGGACCTGGGCGGGATGTCGCCGGACAGCCACGGCCTTACGGTGCTGCCCTTCTGGGCGGGCGAACGCAGCCCGGGCTGGCACGACGCCGCCAGGGCGGCCATTACCGGCATGACGCTCCACACCACGCCGTTGGACGTCATGCGGGCCAGCCTGGAGGCCACGGCCTACTGTTTCGCGAATATCCACGACCGGTTGCGGTCGATCTGGGGAGATGCCGGCGAAATCGTCGCTTCGGGCGCGGGCCTGCTGCAGTCGCCCGTCTGGATGCAGATGCTGGCCGACGTACTGGAACGGCCCATCACCGCCTCCACCGTGACCGAGGCCTCGAGCCGCGGCGCCGCGCTGCTGGCGTTGGAGGCCTCCGGCGCGCTGGAAGACCTGGCCGCCGCGCCGGTACCCCTGGGAAAGACCTATGCACCGGATCCGGCGAACCGCGACCGCTACCGGGAAGCGATGAAACGGCAGCAGGATCTGTACGATATGATGATGGACAGTTGAAGGGCCGGGTTGTATCTTAGCGGGCGTCTGAAACTGGCGAACTTGAACAAACGAACCACATTAACGAGCCGCATATAAAACCCGAACCGAAAAGGACGCGAACCGTGTCTGTAAACGATCTGGAGCAACGATGCATCAACACTATACGCATGCTGGCCGTCGACGCCGTCCAGCAGGCCAACAGCGGCCACCCGGGCCTTCCCATGGAAGCCGCGCCCATCGCCTACGTGCTGTGGACGCGCCTCATGCGGTACAACCCGAAGAACCCCGACTGGCCGAACCGCGACCGCTTCGTGCTCTCCGGCGGGCACGGGTCCATGCTGCTCTACGCCATGCTGCATCTCACCGGTTACGACCTCTCCCTCGATGAGATCAGGAACTTCCGGCAGTGGGAAAGCCAGACGCCCGGCCATCCCGAGTACGGCGATACGCCCGGCGTGGAGACCACCACGGGACCGCTCGGACAGGGCATCGCGAACGCCGTGGGCATGGCCATGGCCGAGGCCCACCTGGCGGCGCGGTACAACCGCCCCGGCCACGAGATCGTCGACCACTACACCTATGTCATCGCCAGCGACGGCGACATGATGGAGGGCGTCGCCTCCGAGGCCTGCTCCCTCGCGGGGCACCTCGGCCTGGGCAAGCTGATCGTCCTCTACCTGGACAACAGCATCACGATCGACGGCGGCACGGACCTGGCCTTCTCGGAGAACACGGGCCTGCGCTTCGACTCCTACGGGTGGCACGTGCAGCGGGTCCTGGACGGCAACGACCTCGCCCGGGTCGAAGCCGCGGTCGAAATGGCGCGGAACGAGACGGATCGACCCTCGATCATCGTGTGCCGCACGGTCATCGGCTACGGCAGTCCCAACAAGGCCGGTACGTCCAAGGCCCACGGCGAGCCCCTCGGCGAAGAGGAAGTCGAACTGACCAAGCAAAACCTCGGGTGGCCGTTGAAACCCAAGTTCCTGGTCCCGGAGGACGTGCGCGCCTGGTTCCAGCAGATGGTCCCATACGGCAAGGGCTGGGAACTGGCCTGGCGTCAGGCCGTGGATGCCTATGCGACCGCCTTTCCCGAACTGGCGGAGACCTGGAAACGGGCCATGGACGGGGAACTGCCGGCCGGCTGGGACGAAAACCTCCCGACCTTTTCGCCCGACCAGGGGGACATGGCCACGCGGCAGGCGTCCGGCGTGACCATCAACGCGCTATCCCGGCGCATCCCGGGCCTGCTGGGCGGTTCGGCGGACCTGGCCGGGTCCAACAACACCATGGTGGAAGCCGAATCGAACTACGCCTCCGGAAACTACGCGGGCCGCAACCTGCACTTCGGCGTGCGCGAACACGCCATGGCCTCCGCGCTGAACGGGATGACGCTCCACGGGGGCCTGCGACCCTACGCCGGCACGTTCCTTGTGTTCTCGGACTACATGCGGCCGGCCATTCGCCTGGCGGCCCTCATGGGCATCGCGCCGGTCTACGTCTTCACCCACGACAGCGTGGGACTGGGCGAGGACGGTCCGACCCACCAGCCCATCGAGCACTACATGGCGCTGCGGGCCATCCCCAACCTCACCCTGATCCGCCCCGCCGACGCCGCCGAGACCGCGGAAGCGTGGGTGGCCGCGCTAAGGCGCACGGACGGCCCCGTCGCCCTGGCCCTGACCCGGCAGAAGCTCCCCGTGCTGAACCGGGAAGGACACGGTGTGGCACCCGCCGAGGGTCTGGCACCCGCCAGGGGTCTGGCGTCCGCCGACGGCCTGCACCGGGGCGCCTACGTCCTCGCCGATGCCGACGGAACGCCGGACGTGATCATCATCGCTTCCGGTTCGGAGGTCTACCTGGCGCTCGAGGCACGGGAGACGCTGGCCGGTGACGGGGTGGCCGCGCGCGTGGTCAGCATGCCGAGTTGGGAACTGTTTGAAGCGCAGGCCGAGGAATACCGGGAGTCCGTGCTCCCGGCGTCGGTCACCGCGCGCCTGGCCGTGGAACCCGGCGTCACGCTGGGCTGGGAACGGTACGTGGGCTCGCGGGGCGACGTCATCGGCCTGGAACGCTTCGGCGCATCGGCGCCTTACCAGGACGTGTTCGAGCACCTGGGCTTCACGGCGGAAAACATCGCCGGCAGGGCGAAGGCGCTGATCGGTGCAGGCGGGTAATCAGAGCCCGACCTCCTAGAACCCGACTTCCTTGAACACCTCCAGCGGTATCTCCCGCTCAAAATCCTTGAAATACTGGTAGTTGGTGTCTACGACCCGGTACCCCATGTTGGTGTACAGGAGAATGGGCCGGGGGCTGCCCGTGTTCGCCTGGGTGGTAGCGTGGCGGTATCCGAGCTGGCGCATTTCCCTGAGCAGCACTTCCATCATGTACCGCCCGAACCCCTTGCCCTGCTCTCCCTCGCTGACCCGTCCTCCCACCGGGCTGCCTTCGATGGAGAACCACGGGATGTAGAAGGTATCCTGCGCCAGAGACGACCGGCAGAAATCCCCCAGCGACTGGGCGAATCCCTGGCCGATGCACTGGTCTCCCCGGAAGAGCTGGAACTCCATGTTGGGCAGCCTGCCGCGTCCGGGCTTGACGTCGAACCGCGTGGTCACACCGGGATCCGTCAGTACGGGATCGGGTACCTCGAAATCCGGGAGTTCGAGGAGGATGATCCCCCGCGTAATACGGTAATCGTTTATGCAGAGCAGGGCGCCGACATGGGCCATCCGGTCGGATTGGAACGCGTGGCAGAAGCGATGGAACCGGTATCCGAAGTAGCTGAAGGCCCGAATCTGGCCGACACCGAAATCCCGCAGGCGCGCTTCCGCCGCTTCCAGCAGCGCCTGCCCGGCCGGCCTTGCCCCAGCCCGGTAGTGTAAGAAGCGGATGAGACCTATGCGGTCCTCCAGCAGCTCCTCAATCGGATGAAGTCCGATGCGGTCTTCCTCCTCGCCCTTGCGGCAGATGGCCACGTGGGCGAATCCCGCGACGTCGCCGCCGTCGTCTTCCACCACCAGGATCGACTCTTCAGACAGGTCTTCGTAGGGCCTGTCCTCCTCTTCATGCCACAGAACACCGGTCCGGAATTCATCCTCGGTGACCGGATAGCAGTACGGCATCCCGGAGAACTGTTCATTGTAGAAGTCCGTCAGGACGGACGCCTGGTCGAGTTCGAGGGTGCTGATTTTCATGGTGGTTGGGTCCCAGGGTGATGGTCGTGTACCAATGGCCGTGTTCCGATGGCTGTACTTGTCGGGGCACTTGACTGATACAAATTTGGATGCATGGATACGGACCTGCTTGAGGGTTCTTGGTCGGAATCCGGTTCACGGTGTTTCTGCAATTAAGCGTGAATAGCACGCATTTACACGGGTAAATTCACGCTAAATTGACAATATAACGTGAACAGATTAGTATAACCGCATCGCCTCTACAACCCCCCTAAAGGAA is part of the Gemmatimonadota bacterium genome and harbors:
- a CDS encoding glycoside hydrolase family 32 protein: MTNDTLYQEALRPQFHFTAQKHWINDPNGLVYFDGEYHLYFQHTPGSMVHGRTTWGHAVSTDLVHWKQLHTAALDVDETGWMWSGSAAVDHHNTGGFRDGDAPPLIAFYTAGGERVFPDRRCIQCIAHSNDRGRTWTKYAGNPVIGHIRAENRDPKVVWHEPTSRWIMTLFIDDNDYALFASPDLKSWTHLQDLTLPGVSECPDFFELPVDGDPSNTRWVFWGASGGYLLGRFDGREFTPETDVLQAEQGANGYAAQTWSDIPEEDGRRIQISWMRGGRYPAMPFNQQMSFPVELTLRTLPDGIRLCREPVREIELLHTGTHTWPVGDLAVLAAEQFHQRFESGAISSYAVTDLREAESRLVLADEGDLFDVRMEVEVEAQAGGFSVEVQGHSLEYDAEAGTLSCMGRTAPLRTIDGRVSLQLLIDRTSLEIFGNRGEVSMSFCFLPAATNHRLALKANRGSVHDESVHGGVRIVSLVVHELRSAWETG
- a CDS encoding D-cysteine desulfhydrase family protein; this translates as MNSPLTKAIEKFPRVRLGYAPTPLDAAPRLGAALGIELWIKRDDCTGLAMGGNKVRQLEFPLGEAQYRDADTLLITSAVQSNYVRVAAAAGRQLGMETHIQMEERVPDVDALYRSSGNVLLDRLFGATLHTFPVGDNEPAADASLDLLAQMLAEEGRRPYVIHLAPAYPPLGALGYVLAAEETLAQARDLDLDFDAVICPTGSALTHAGLLVGFRALGKKVPVFGICVRRDTGSQVARVSKVAEQLASMIDRPEVFDADDIMAFDGVLAPGYGRINDAVSEAIALAARQEGLLLDPVYTGKTMAGLIDHVRSGVIPAGSRVLFVHTGGLPALFAYGDKLGSWLSDVPWGEG
- a CDS encoding peptidase — encoded protein: MRIRHKGLRALHEWDNATRGLPTELVPRLRRILFRLQEATHPRDADAPGFRLHPLKGDRAGQWSVRVSGNWRVVFRFEDGEVVDVDLVDYH
- a CDS encoding HigA family addiction module antidote protein encodes the protein MLNPPHLGELIRESMDDVGWNVTETATRLGCERGTLSRLLNGKARISAKLALALEDIGWSTADHWMRLQASYELAQARRDRASAQRRAGAIHV
- a CDS encoding phytanoyl-CoA dioxygenase family protein; translation: MVDLEFFKQNGYVSLGQLFTEEELSRYIELYDRDRSETGYFWRPIAFDGHQSVNCEPLISSPEFDGLIRHPALIDPIETIFEGPSCLAEACLRHMAPHEGDPVEVWHRDRRHMTDRPYRCGYLHMMLYLSDVSEETHCFSISPEPCDGPILDIEEQVKVRGGVHLHGPAGTVILFNLSAVHAATVRKTTHERKSVQVYYGHRDGPILSQFTTIPTGLWRDHPDPEVRGFYSLLNTRSRKFAAAFG
- a CDS encoding aminotransferase class I/II-fold pyridoxal phosphate-dependent enzyme → MSRPPYSEIVANLPSVTPFVGPETIERQQGKAFRVRIGANESAFGVSPRAAAAMSEAAQGVAWYCDPEGYELRAELAAMHGVDIENVTLGAGIDDLLGLIVRMYMDPGDAVAASLGCYPTFVYHVDGFGGRLETVPYRNDRNDLAALTDLAEKQKASILYLSNPDNPTGSYYGSNAVSDLLDRVPPDCLFILDEAYLDFVPPDTILPIDVEDPRLIRVRTFSKAHGMAGARVGYAIAHRDVIRTFDKVRLHFGVSLVAQAGALASLRDPEFVASVVKAVEAGREDYRELAGDAGISSLPSQTNFVAFDFGTGERAGAVMNTLIERGVFLRKPAAPGLDRLVRVTVGTPGDRAVFSELFREVMNGV
- a CDS encoding fructose-bisphosphate aldolase class I encodes the protein MPSKLNEIARAMVAPDKGILAADESSGTIRSRFNAIGLPSTKENRRAYRHMLFTTEGMEQFISGVILYDETLRQKALDEAETPFPRLLSDKGVIPGIKVDTGIHDLAGFPGEKVTEGLDGLRARLTRYGKLGAAFAKWRAVITVGKGIPTDVCIDANAHALARYAALCQECGIVPIVEPEVLMDGDHNIYRCDEVTGVTLRQVFEALAVHEVKLDGIVLKPSMVISGSECPEQASVEEVARRTVNNFLRNIPRDVPGVAFLSGGQSSETATAHLNAMNRMFGELPWELSFSYGRALQAAPLRAWGGDPARFKAGQEAFYHRAMCNSAARTGTYSADMETAA
- a CDS encoding gluconokinase, with product MPRVSDQPFPDPTPSPRVLAIDIGTSSVRAILFDRTARIASPAFQKTYDMDTTPDGGVHIDADRLAAEVASVLDDFCAWGGQATGGHPMGGHPAIDGVAMTTFWHNVVGVEGDRAVTPLISWADTRPGTAIPELAERLDAAATHGRTGCVLHASYLPAKICWFARTDPDTFARVERWMSIGEYLFLRWFGAPACSVSMASGTGLFNAHRCDWDDETLAVLPVERDQLTLISDVDEPVRGLKDEFASRWPVLAGASWYPAIGDGACNNIGSGCVDEDRIALMVGTSGAMRVMRRVQEFSIPEGLWCYRSDRRRILMGGALSNGGNVYGWMLDTLRLAGEQQVERDLGGMSPDSHGLTVLPFWAGERSPGWHDAARAAITGMTLHTTPLDVMRASLEATAYCFANIHDRLRSIWGDAGEIVASGAGLLQSPVWMQMLADVLERPITASTVTEASSRGAALLALEASGALEDLAAAPVPLGKTYAPDPANRDRYREAMKRQQDLYDMMMDS
- the tkt gene encoding transketolase; amino-acid sequence: MSVNDLEQRCINTIRMLAVDAVQQANSGHPGLPMEAAPIAYVLWTRLMRYNPKNPDWPNRDRFVLSGGHGSMLLYAMLHLTGYDLSLDEIRNFRQWESQTPGHPEYGDTPGVETTTGPLGQGIANAVGMAMAEAHLAARYNRPGHEIVDHYTYVIASDGDMMEGVASEACSLAGHLGLGKLIVLYLDNSITIDGGTDLAFSENTGLRFDSYGWHVQRVLDGNDLARVEAAVEMARNETDRPSIIVCRTVIGYGSPNKAGTSKAHGEPLGEEEVELTKQNLGWPLKPKFLVPEDVRAWFQQMVPYGKGWELAWRQAVDAYATAFPELAETWKRAMDGELPAGWDENLPTFSPDQGDMATRQASGVTINALSRRIPGLLGGSADLAGSNNTMVEAESNYASGNYAGRNLHFGVREHAMASALNGMTLHGGLRPYAGTFLVFSDYMRPAIRLAALMGIAPVYVFTHDSVGLGEDGPTHQPIEHYMALRAIPNLTLIRPADAAETAEAWVAALRRTDGPVALALTRQKLPVLNREGHGVAPAEGLAPARGLASADGLHRGAYVLADADGTPDVIIIASGSEVYLALEARETLAGDGVAARVVSMPSWELFEAQAEEYRESVLPASVTARLAVEPGVTLGWERYVGSRGDVIGLERFGASAPYQDVFEHLGFTAENIAGRAKALIGAGG
- a CDS encoding GNAT family N-acetyltransferase, whose amino-acid sequence is MKISTLELDQASVLTDFYNEQFSGMPYCYPVTEDEFRTGVLWHEEEDRPYEDLSEESILVVEDDGGDVAGFAHVAICRKGEEEDRIGLHPIEELLEDRIGLIRFLHYRAGARPAGQALLEAAEARLRDFGVGQIRAFSYFGYRFHRFCHAFQSDRMAHVGALLCINDYRITRGIILLELPDFEVPDPVLTDPGVTTRFDVKPGRGRLPNMEFQLFRGDQCIGQGFAQSLGDFCRSSLAQDTFYIPWFSIEGSPVGGRVSEGEQGKGFGRYMMEVLLREMRQLGYRHATTQANTGSPRPILLYTNMGYRVVDTNYQYFKDFEREIPLEVFKEVGF